One window from the genome of Enterococcus haemoperoxidus ATCC BAA-382 encodes:
- the hpf gene encoding ribosome hibernation-promoting factor, HPF/YfiA family gives MFRYNVRGENIEVTEAIRDYVEKKVGKLERYFSDSPEATVHVNLKVYTEKTAKVEVTIPLPYLVLRAEETSPDLYASVDLVVDKLERQIRKFKTKINRKSRETGMNTAKAAIFLNGEETPDETPELDIVRTKRLSLKPMDSEEAVLQMNMLGHNFFIFEDSETNGTSIVYRRKDGKYGLIETD, from the coding sequence ATGTTTAGATATAATGTGCGTGGAGAAAATATTGAAGTTACTGAAGCTATTAGAGACTATGTAGAGAAAAAAGTTGGTAAATTAGAGCGTTATTTCAGTGATTCACCTGAAGCAACTGTTCACGTGAACTTAAAAGTATATACTGAAAAAACAGCAAAAGTTGAGGTTACGATTCCTCTACCTTATTTAGTTTTACGTGCTGAAGAAACATCACCTGATTTATATGCAAGTGTTGATTTAGTTGTAGATAAATTAGAACGACAAATTCGTAAATTTAAAACAAAAATTAACCGTAAATCTCGTGAAACAGGGATGAACACTGCTAAAGCAGCTATTTTCTTGAATGGTGAAGAAACACCAGATGAAACGCCAGAATTAGACATTGTTCGTACAAAACGTCTTTCATTGAAGCCAATGGATAGTGAAGAAGCTGTTTTGCAAATGAACATGTTAGGACATAACTTCTTTATCTTTGAAGATTCAGAAACAAATGGAACAAGCATTGTTTATCGTCGTAAAGATGGTAAATATGGTTTGATCGAAACAGATTAA
- a CDS encoding ComF family protein, with product MKCNYCAQMINRNLTLKEIFLPKKIVSEQLCLHCVKTFQLLEKKDSCHGCQRQTNKLYCEDCLKWQRHYPNYDFHHEALFFYNQAMQEWFEEYKFKGNYRLRYSFANFLQDYFKHKKNVIVIPMPISNERMKVRGFNQVEGLLDAAGITYQPYLERFVDGVSQVQKTRKDRLALKQPFLLTKEGQKIISNKEILLVDDIYTTGRTIFHAAQVILEMNPSKLYTFSIAR from the coding sequence ATGAAATGTAATTATTGCGCTCAAATGATCAATAGAAATTTAACGCTTAAGGAAATCTTTTTGCCTAAAAAAATAGTCTCCGAACAATTGTGTTTACACTGTGTAAAAACGTTTCAGTTGCTAGAGAAAAAGGATAGTTGTCATGGTTGTCAGCGACAGACGAATAAACTGTATTGTGAAGACTGTTTGAAATGGCAGAGGCATTATCCAAATTATGATTTTCACCATGAAGCACTTTTTTTCTACAATCAAGCAATGCAAGAATGGTTTGAAGAATATAAATTCAAAGGTAATTATCGTCTTAGATATAGTTTTGCGAATTTCTTACAGGACTATTTTAAGCATAAAAAGAACGTTATAGTGATTCCAATGCCAATTTCAAATGAACGAATGAAGGTCAGAGGCTTTAATCAAGTTGAAGGTCTTTTGGACGCTGCAGGTATCACTTATCAGCCCTATCTCGAGCGTTTCGTAGATGGTGTATCACAAGTACAAAAAACAAGGAAAGACCGACTAGCGTTAAAACAACCTTTCCTACTGACAAAAGAAGGTCAAAAAATAATCTCAAATAAAGAAATTCTTTTAGTTGATGATATTTATACAACCGGTCGGACAATTTTTCATGCAGCACAAGTTATTTTGGAGATGAACCCTTCAAAACTGTATACGTTTTCTATTGCGAGATAA